The genomic stretch AGCTGGCGCCGCACGTAGGCGCTCATCTCGGCCCCGTGGTGGTCGGCCAGGTCGGCGATCAGGTCGAACTCGATGCGGGCGAGCGGGTCGGGCGTGGCCTCGGCGAAGTCGTCCACGTCGACGTCGTGCAGGTTCTCGTTGCGTTCGTAGCGCACCTCGGCCACGTCCATGCGGTGCAGCACCTGCCCCTCGCCGACGTCGAGCAGGTCGCCGGAGGCGTCGATCTCGGCGTAGTCGAGCGCGGCCGCGCGGGCCTCGTCACCGTCGAGCGCCTTGGCCCAGCCGGAGATCCAGACGCGGCCCAGGGCCGGCGAGCCCGCCATCGGCGGCACGTCCGAGATGTCGAGCACCATCGCGGTGTCGTCGTTTCCCTCCTGCGGGCGGAGCGCGGCCGCGAAGGCGCCGTCGCGGGGGGACAGCAGGAGCACCTGGCCGTTCGCGTCGGTGACATGCCGTACGGGGAGTGGCCCGGGACGGCACGCGATGTGCGCGACGCCGGGGAGGTGGCCGGCGGCGAGCGTACGCGCGATCTCGGCGTGAGTGGGCTGCATGTGAGGACCTCCGGCATTACGTTAGGCTTGCCTTAGTAAGGTGAGGCTAACCGTAACACCGGCCTCAAGCGCAAGTAACTCGGAGACTTCATGAACAACTCACGACCCAAGGCCAAGCTCTCGCGGGCACTCGGCATCCCCCTGACGCCGAAGTGCGTGAAGTACTTCGAGAAGCGGCCCTTCCCGCCGGGCGTGCACGGCCGGTCCCGGCGCAAGGCCTCGGACTACCAGGTCCGGCTGCTCGAGAAGCAGCGCCTGCGGCACCAGTACAACATCAGCGAATCCCAGATGCGCAAGGCGTACGACGACGCCCACCGCGCCGAGGGCAAAACCGGCGAGACGATGGTGAGCCTGCTCGAACGCCGCCTCGACGCCACCGTCATGCGCGCCGGCCTGGCCCGCACGATCTACCAGGCGCGGCAGCTCGTGGTGCACGGGCACTTCACGGTCGACGGCAAGAAGGTCGACCGGCCCGGGTACCGGCTCAAGCCGGGACAGGTCGTCGAGGTCCGCGAGAGCAGCCGGACGAAGCCGCCGTTCGAGATCGCCAAGGCGGGGGCGCACATCGACGGCCCGACCGCGCCTTACCTCTCCACCGTGCTGGAGGACCTGCGCGTCACCGTGCTGCGGGTTCCGGAACGCTCGGAGATCCGGGTGCAGTGCGATGAGCAGCTGGTCGTGGAGTTCTACGCCCGGTAGGCCGGGTTCGGGCTAACGAGTCTGTTCGAGCCAGGACGCGTACAACTTCGCGTAGATGGAGCCCTCTTGTTTGACGAGTTCGGCGTGCGGGCCGCGTTGGACCACGCGGCCCGCGTCCACTACCAGGACCTCGTCGGCTGACTGGGCTGTGGACAGGCGGTGGGCGATGGCCACCGTGGTGCGGCCGCGGGTCACCGTGTCGAGGGCTCGCTGCAGCCGCACCTCGGTGGCGGGATCGACGGCGCTGGTGGCCTCGTCCAGCACCAGCAGGTCGGGGTCGGCGACATAGGCCCGTACGAGGGCGACCAGCTGACGTTCCCCGACGCTGAGGGCCTCCCCGCGCTCGCCGACGGGGGTTTCCAGGCCGGCGGGCAGCCCGGCCAGCCAGTCGGCCAGGCCCAGCTCGACGAAGGCGGCGCCCAGCTGCTCGTCGGTGAGGGCGGGGTCGGCGAAACGGATGTTCTCGGCGATCGTCGCGTCGAACAGGAAACCGTCCTGCGGCACCATCACCACCCGCGAGCGCAGCGCCGCGAACTTCACGTCCCGCAGCGAGGTGCCGGAGAGCTGCACCTCGCCCTCGACGGGATCCATCAGGCGGGTCAGCAGCTTGGCGAACGTCGTCTTGCCCGAGCCGGTCTCGCCGACCACGGCCACCTTGCGGCGCGCGGGCAGTTCGAGGTCGACGTCGGCCAGCACGATCGGGCCGCCGGGGTAGCGGAACGAGACGTCCTGGAAGCGTACGGACAAGGGGCCCGGAGGCAGGTCGACACCGACCTCGTCCGGGTCCTTGACGTCGGGTTCGAGGTCGAGCACGTCGAGCACGCGCCGCCAGCCGGCCACCGCGTTCTGCGCCTCGTTGAGCATGTCGGTGGCGATCTGCACGGGCTGGATGAACAGCGTGACCAGGAACAGGAACGCGGTGAGCCGGCCGACGGTGAGCCCGCCGTCGGCGCCGAGCAGCACGCCGACCACGACCACCGCGGCCAGGGCCAGGCCCGCGCCCAGCTCGCCGCTGGAGAAGCTCGTGACGCTCGTACGCATGGCTTTCTGCTGGGCCACACGCAGATTGTCGATGGAGGTGTCGAGGCGCTTCTCGGTCCGGCCGGCGACCCCGTACGCGCGAATGACCATGGCGCCGACGACGCTTTCCGCGATGGCGCCCAGCATGACGCCGGTGCGTTCGCGGACAGCGCCGTAGACGGCGGCCAGCCTCTTCTGGAACAGCCGGATGACCGCCACGGCCGGGCCGAAGGCCAGCAGCACGACGATGGTGAGCTGCCAGGAGTAGACGAACATCACGATCGTGGAGACCAGCAGCTGCCCGGCGGCCAGCAGCAGCTGCACGCCGCCGGTCTGCAGGAAGATCGAGATCTGGTCGACGTCGCTGGTCACCCGGGACACCATGGTGCCCCGGCGCTCGGACTGCTGGTGCAGCATCGACAGGTCGTGGATGTGCCGGAAGGTGCGCGAGCGCAGGGCGCCGAGCGCGGTCTCGCTGACGGTGAACAACCGGCGGGTCATCAGGTAACCCGCCATGGTCGAGATCATCAGCGCCAGGAACGTGACCGCGACCACGACCGTCACGAACTGCAGGTCGGGCCCGCCCTCGGCGCGGATGCCGTGGTCGATGCCCTGCTGCACGGCGATCGGCACGGCGACCCGGCCGGACATCTGCAGCAGGGCGAGGCCGATCGTGCCGGCCAGCCCCGGGCGCAGCTCCGGCGAGAGCGACAGACCCCGCTTGATGGTGGCGAAGGTTCCGTCGGTCATGCTGAGCCTCCCTGGGCATGCCCTGCGACCACTTCGCTCACTCCGGTGCAGTCGGTCATGCCTCGACCCGTTCCGATTCCGCTTTCTCGTACGCCGTGACGAGCTCGGCGTACCCCGCGTGGGCGGCCAGCAGCTCGGCGTGTGTCCCGGTGGCGACGACCTTGCCCTGTTCCAGGTAGACGACCTCGTCAGCCAGCGCGATCGTGGCCCGCCGGTACGCGACGACCAGGATCGAGGCGCTCGCGTCGCCGCCGCGCAGCGAGGCCAGGATGGCCGCTTCCACCCGTGGGTCGACGGCGCTGGTCGCGTCGTCCAGCACGAGCAGCCGTGGGCGCCCGGCCAGCGCGCGGGCGAGGGTGATCCGTTGCCGTTGCCCGCCGGAGAGCGAGGTGCCGCGTTCGCCGACCGGGGTGTCGAGGCCCTCGGGCAGCTTGGCGACGAACCCGTCGGCCTGGGCGTCCCGCAGCGCGGCCCAGGCGGCCTCGTCGTCGAGCCCCTCCCGTTCGAGGGTGATGTTGCCGCGCACGGTGTCGTCGAAGACGAACGGCAGCTGCGGCACGAGGGCCGACGCGCTGGTCAGGGCGGGTTCGCTGAGCTCGGGCAGCGGCGTCCCGTCGAGCGTGACCCGGCCCGCGCCGGGGTCGACCAGGCGTACGGCCAGCGCGGCGATGGTCGATTTGCCGGAGCCGGTCGCGCCGACGAGCGCCACCGTCTTGCCCGCGGGCACGGTGAACGAGACGTCGTGCAGGACCAACGGCCCGTCCCCGTACGCGAAATCGACGTGCTCGAAACGCAGCGTGGCCGGACCGGGCCCGGGGGCGGTGGCCGGCCCGTACGCGAGGTCGCCGTCGGCCGCGAGCACGGCCTGCACCCTTTCCCAGCCCGCGACGCTGCGCGGCAGCTCGCCGAGCACCCAGCCGATCGCGCGTACGGGGAAGGCCAGCACGGTGAAGAGGAAGGCGACAGTGACCACCTCGGCGACGGTGACGGCCCCCTGCTGCAGGCGCCACGCCCCGAGCAGCAGCACGGCGAGCGTGCCCAGGCTGGGCAGCGAGTCCATCAGGGGGTCGAACAGCCCGCGCAGCCGCCCGACGGAGATCAGCGAGTCGCGCAGCTCGTCGACGAACACGCGGAAGCGGCGGGACTCGTCCTCCTCACGGCCCATGGTCTTGACGACCAGCGCGCCGTCGAAGCTCTCGTGCGCGACCGCGCTGACCTTCGCGCGCATCTGCTGAGCCCGGATCTGCCGGGGTGACATCAGGCGGGCGTAGAACGTGTTGAGGGCGAACAGGGCCGGGAACAGCACGACGCCGACCAGCGCGAGCACCCAGTCGGTGACGAACAGCGCGATCACCGCGGCGAAGATCATCACGATCGTGCCGACCGCGAACGGCAGCGGCGCGATCGGCACGAAGGCCGCCTCGACGTCGGAGTTCGCGTTGGACAGCAGGGTGCCGGTGGCATGCTGTTGATGCCACGACGGCGGGAGCGAGAGGTAGCGGCGGGTCACCGCGCGGCGGTAGCGGGCCTGCAGCCGGAACTGCATGTAACCGGCGCCGAGCCGACGGCCGAAGATGGTCGCCACCCGCAGCACGCTGAGCCCGAGGAAGACGGCGGCGATCAGCGCCAGGGCGCCCGTGCTCGCGGAGCCGCTGGAGAACGCGGGGACCACGACACGGCCGATGACGGCGCCGACGACGTACGCGTTGGCGATGACGAGGATGCCGAACAGGCTGCTGCCGGCGACCCCGATCGTGAACAGGCGCGGCTCGGTGCGAATCGCCTGGCCCAGCACCCGCATTCCCCGCGCCAGCACATCGCGGCTGGACCTGGTGCTCAAAATTCCTACCTGACTGGTAAGTGTTCGCCGACCG from Paractinoplanes brasiliensis encodes the following:
- a CDS encoding ABC transporter ATP-binding protein: MSTRSSRDVLARGMRVLGQAIRTEPRLFTIGVAGSSLFGILVIANAYVVGAVIGRVVVPAFSSGSASTGALALIAAVFLGLSVLRVATIFGRRLGAGYMQFRLQARYRRAVTRRYLSLPPSWHQQHATGTLLSNANSDVEAAFVPIAPLPFAVGTIVMIFAAVIALFVTDWVLALVGVVLFPALFALNTFYARLMSPRQIRAQQMRAKVSAVAHESFDGALVVKTMGREEDESRRFRVFVDELRDSLISVGRLRGLFDPLMDSLPSLGTLAVLLLGAWRLQQGAVTVAEVVTVAFLFTVLAFPVRAIGWVLGELPRSVAGWERVQAVLAADGDLAYGPATAPGPGPATLRFEHVDFAYGDGPLVLHDVSFTVPAGKTVALVGATGSGKSTIAALAVRLVDPGAGRVTLDGTPLPELSEPALTSASALVPQLPFVFDDTVRGNITLEREGLDDEAAWAALRDAQADGFVAKLPEGLDTPVGERGTSLSGGQRQRITLARALAGRPRLLVLDDATSAVDPRVEAAILASLRGGDASASILVVAYRRATIALADEVVYLEQGKVVATGTHAELLAAHAGYAELVTAYEKAESERVEA
- a CDS encoding DUF2470 domain-containing protein — translated: MQPTHAEIARTLAAGHLPGVAHIACRPGPLPVRHVTDANGQVLLLSPRDGAFAAALRPQEGNDDTAMVLDISDVPPMAGSPALGRVWISGWAKALDGDEARAAALDYAEIDASGDLLDVGEGQVLHRMDVAEVRYERNENLHDVDVDDFAEATPDPLARIEFDLIADLADHHGAEMSAYVRRQLGKTFQPVAEPAVVRMDRYGFMVRLDDKLARLAFPRPVSDRQDLAHLLHPVLCHRCAA
- the rpsD gene encoding 30S ribosomal protein S4 — translated: MNNSRPKAKLSRALGIPLTPKCVKYFEKRPFPPGVHGRSRRKASDYQVRLLEKQRLRHQYNISESQMRKAYDDAHRAEGKTGETMVSLLERRLDATVMRAGLARTIYQARQLVVHGHFTVDGKKVDRPGYRLKPGQVVEVRESSRTKPPFEIAKAGAHIDGPTAPYLSTVLEDLRVTVLRVPERSEIRVQCDEQLVVEFYAR
- a CDS encoding ABC transporter ATP-binding protein; the encoded protein is MTDGTFATIKRGLSLSPELRPGLAGTIGLALLQMSGRVAVPIAVQQGIDHGIRAEGGPDLQFVTVVVAVTFLALMISTMAGYLMTRRLFTVSETALGALRSRTFRHIHDLSMLHQQSERRGTMVSRVTSDVDQISIFLQTGGVQLLLAAGQLLVSTIVMFVYSWQLTIVVLLAFGPAVAVIRLFQKRLAAVYGAVRERTGVMLGAIAESVVGAMVIRAYGVAGRTEKRLDTSIDNLRVAQQKAMRTSVTSFSSGELGAGLALAAVVVVGVLLGADGGLTVGRLTAFLFLVTLFIQPVQIATDMLNEAQNAVAGWRRVLDVLDLEPDVKDPDEVGVDLPPGPLSVRFQDVSFRYPGGPIVLADVDLELPARRKVAVVGETGSGKTTFAKLLTRLMDPVEGEVQLSGTSLRDVKFAALRSRVVMVPQDGFLFDATIAENIRFADPALTDEQLGAAFVELGLADWLAGLPAGLETPVGERGEALSVGERQLVALVRAYVADPDLLVLDEATSAVDPATEVRLQRALDTVTRGRTTVAIAHRLSTAQSADEVLVVDAGRVVQRGPHAELVKQEGSIYAKLYASWLEQTR